A single window of Treponema denticola ATCC 35405 DNA harbors:
- a CDS encoding ABC transporter ATP-binding protein, which translates to MIKVQNICKTYKVAKRNKGLKEAAKALFKRDYEYIKALNDVSFTISEGETVGYIGPNGAGKSSTIKVLCGILTPDSGTCEIAGLVPWKKRVEYVKNIGVVFGQRTQLWWDIPVIDSFELLKDIYSVPQNLFQNNLEELINLLELKEIVKTPARQLSLGQRMKCEIAASLLHSPKILFLDEPTIGLDALSKLTVRKFISELNKKNKTTIILTTHDMQDIEAITERIILIDKGRILLDGTLKDIKKDSLSLDESLAEFYKENC; encoded by the coding sequence ATGATTAAGGTTCAAAATATTTGCAAAACATACAAGGTCGCAAAAAGAAATAAAGGCTTAAAGGAAGCAGCAAAGGCTCTTTTTAAGAGGGACTATGAATATATAAAAGCTTTAAACGATGTTTCTTTTACAATTAGCGAAGGAGAAACCGTAGGTTACATCGGACCGAACGGAGCCGGAAAGAGTTCTACCATAAAGGTGCTATGCGGAATCCTTACTCCCGATTCGGGAACTTGCGAAATTGCAGGTCTTGTTCCATGGAAAAAGCGAGTGGAATATGTAAAAAACATCGGTGTAGTTTTTGGGCAAAGAACTCAGCTGTGGTGGGATATCCCCGTTATAGATTCCTTTGAACTTTTAAAGGATATTTATTCTGTACCTCAAAATCTTTTTCAAAACAATTTGGAAGAGCTGATCAATCTTTTAGAATTAAAAGAAATTGTCAAAACACCTGCCCGTCAGCTTTCTTTAGGCCAAAGGATGAAGTGCGAAATTGCAGCTTCTCTTTTACATAGTCCCAAAATTCTTTTTTTGGATGAACCGACAATCGGGCTTGATGCTCTTTCAAAATTGACGGTTAGAAAATTTATTTCGGAACTGAACAAAAAAAATAAAACGACTATTATTTTAACAACCCACGACATGCAGGATATCGAAGCAATTACCGAGCGTATTATTTTAATAGACAAAGGACGGATTCTTTTGGACGGCACATTAAAGGACATTAAAAAGGATTCTTTATCTTTGGATGAAAGCCTTGCCGAGTTTTATAAAGAGAATTGTTAA
- a CDS encoding HipA N-terminal domain-containing protein codes for MKNIFRTADVYVYNNFAGKLSETDEGYSFSYDKTYIKASNHPVSLTLPIREEPYKSKTLFSFFDGLIPEGWLLDIVSRNWKIDPKDRFALLLVACKDPIGNVSIREEKI; via the coding sequence ATGAAAAACATATTCAGAACTGCGGATGTCTATGTATATAATAACTTTGCCGGAAAACTGAGCGAGACTGATGAAGGATATTCTTTTTCTTACGATAAAACCTATATCAAGGCAAGTAACCATCCGGTTTCATTGACACTTCCGATACGTGAAGAACCTTATAAATCAAAAACATTATTTTCTTTTTTTGACGGACTGATTCCTGAAGGCTGGCTTCTTGATATTGTAAGCCGTAATTGGAAGATAGATCCTAAGGACAGATTTGCATTGCTTTTAGTTGCTTGTAAAGACCCTATCGGAAACGTCAGTATCAGAGAGGAAAAGATATGA
- a CDS encoding C45 family autoproteolytic acyltransferase/hydolase, translated as MYHSRWKNNHYSAGFSYGSRLYKNNVKIDFAKFLTNEKMKYGKEVFSIYHEYYSEIIEEIQGFADGQNYDFDKVFSFLVGMYVFTYDTHCSMIAFSNSNGIYFARNSDFMIEVEKLSDSAYYKLNKGYSFIGNTTAMIEMEDGINEKGLACGLTFVYPTVKDVGFNAGFLVRYILEKCETIEEVKSFLKKIPIGSSQNIIAIDRYGTVLSAELNARCQDIKIGNRALKTNHFVSNKLKSYKYDGKDDIYSHERYKTLESQKFEEYTLDNVFALMRGERGFLCQYNRKNGFDTIWSSVYDIKNKVIYRCEGNPDRKKYQIDKRMRNL; from the coding sequence TTGTATCATTCAAGATGGAAAAACAATCATTATTCAGCCGGATTTTCTTATGGAAGCCGCTTGTATAAAAATAATGTAAAAATTGATTTTGCAAAGTTTTTAACTAATGAGAAAATGAAATATGGCAAAGAAGTTTTTAGTATTTATCATGAATATTATTCTGAAATCATAGAAGAAATTCAAGGTTTTGCAGATGGACAGAACTATGATTTTGATAAAGTATTTTCTTTTCTTGTAGGAATGTATGTATTTACTTATGATACACATTGTTCTATGATTGCATTTTCAAATAGTAATGGAATATATTTTGCCAGAAACAGTGATTTTATGATTGAAGTTGAAAAACTGTCTGACAGTGCTTATTACAAACTTAATAAGGGATATTCCTTTATTGGAAATACGACAGCAATGATCGAAATGGAAGATGGAATAAATGAAAAGGGATTAGCCTGCGGACTTACCTTTGTATATCCTACGGTAAAAGATGTAGGATTCAATGCGGGGTTTCTAGTAAGGTATATTTTGGAAAAATGTGAAACAATAGAAGAAGTAAAAAGCTTTTTAAAGAAAATTCCGATAGGATCTTCACAAAATATCATTGCAATAGATAGGTATGGGACAGTTCTATCTGCTGAACTGAATGCAAGATGTCAGGATATAAAAATAGGAAACAGGGCTCTTAAAACAAATCATTTTGTATCAAATAAATTAAAATCCTACAAATATGATGGAAAAGACGATATTTACTCTCATGAAAGATACAAAACTTTAGAAAGCCAAAAATTTGAGGAATACACACTAGATAATGTATTTGCTTTAATGAGAGGAGAAAGAGGTTTTTTATGTCAATATAATAGAAAAAATGGATTTGATACAATATGGTCATCTGTATACGATATAAAAAATAAGGTGATTTATAGATGTGAGGGGAATCCAGATAGAAAAAAATATCAGATAGATAAGAGGATGCGTAATTTGTAA
- a CDS encoding ABC transporter permease produces MKKYLSFFKIRFIANLQYRAAALAGISTQFAWGTLNIILFKAFYESSPENFPMGFSAFVSYIWMQQAFLAFFAMWTFESDITDSIVSGSIAYQMSKPINIYNLWFTRSVALRLARGLLRCFPVLIIASILPQPYRLIMPDLLTFFIFITSMILGLCTAAAFTCLIYVLCFFTVSPKGLQIVFFSASEMLMGQIIPIPFFPETIKKILEFSPFTGIQNIPLRIFSYDISSVDTGKKILLQVFWLLVLFLSGKIIARAAEKKLVVQGG; encoded by the coding sequence ATGAAAAAATATCTTTCTTTTTTTAAAATACGCTTTATCGCAAACTTACAATACAGGGCAGCAGCTCTTGCCGGCATTTCAACTCAATTTGCATGGGGAACTTTAAATATAATTTTATTTAAGGCCTTTTATGAATCCTCTCCGGAAAATTTTCCTATGGGCTTTTCTGCTTTTGTTTCTTATATTTGGATGCAGCAGGCATTCTTAGCGTTTTTTGCAATGTGGACATTTGAAAGTGATATAACCGATTCGATTGTTTCGGGCTCCATCGCATATCAAATGTCTAAACCGATAAACATATACAATCTTTGGTTTACCCGCTCGGTTGCATTAAGACTTGCAAGAGGTCTTTTAAGATGTTTTCCGGTTTTAATAATTGCCTCAATTTTACCTCAGCCTTACCGTTTGATAATGCCCGATCTTCTTACTTTTTTTATATTTATAACTTCTATGATATTGGGACTTTGCACGGCAGCAGCCTTTACCTGCCTGATATACGTGCTTTGTTTTTTTACTGTTTCTCCCAAAGGGCTTCAAATAGTATTTTTCTCGGCCTCCGAGATGCTCATGGGACAGATAATCCCTATTCCTTTTTTCCCTGAAACAATAAAAAAGATTTTGGAATTTTCTCCCTTTACCGGAATTCAAAATATTCCTTTAAGAATTTTTTCTTACGATATTTCATCTGTCGATACAGGCAAAAAAATACTCCTGCAAGTCTTCTGGCTCCTTGTTTTATTTTTATCGGGAAAAATTATTGCAAGAGCAGCAGAAAAAAAACTGGTAGTGCAAGGAGGCTAA
- a CDS encoding glucosaminidase domain-containing protein: MRKRIFYIFIFGLSFLFFSCLSFFVRPPHLIESRGRCSADDLTVFFMSQNPKVDRAKVKRLAQFYIEEAETEGINSDIAFSQMCLETGFLRFGGLVSEEMNNFCGLGSLGDGKKGESFPSEKTGVLAHVQHLKAYATAKPLVRPQADPRYKYVNPKGKAPTIYGLAGTWAADPNYGKKLENILTRLYKSVY; encoded by the coding sequence ATGAGAAAGCGGATTTTTTATATCTTTATTTTTGGTTTATCGTTTTTGTTTTTTTCATGTTTGAGTTTTTTTGTACGGCCTCCTCATTTAATAGAAAGCCGAGGCAGATGCTCGGCTGATGATTTAACCGTTTTTTTTATGAGCCAAAACCCCAAGGTCGATAGGGCGAAGGTAAAACGGCTGGCTCAATTTTATATAGAAGAAGCTGAGACGGAAGGAATAAATTCGGATATTGCTTTTTCGCAAATGTGTTTGGAAACAGGTTTTTTGCGTTTCGGAGGTCTTGTAAGCGAGGAGATGAATAATTTTTGCGGACTGGGCTCACTCGGAGACGGAAAAAAAGGAGAAAGTTTTCCAAGTGAGAAGACCGGAGTTTTAGCCCATGTTCAGCACTTAAAGGCTTATGCTACGGCTAAGCCCCTTGTCCGCCCTCAGGCTGATCCGCGATACAAATATGTTAATCCTAAGGGGAAGGCTCCTACAATTTACGGGCTTGCCGGAACTTGGGCTGCAGACCCGAATTACGGCAAAAAGCTTGAAAACATATTGACACGATTGTACAAATCGGTTTATTAA
- a CDS encoding ATP-binding protein, whose protein sequence is MFIGREKELSYLNEFYQKPGLGMTVIYGRRRIDKFTLISEFVKDKKVIFYTATKVGKERNLELFSKQVTDVFLAGIEDRSFRTIRLHDSLQDEKTVLVSLDEMYQ, encoded by the coding sequence ATGTTCATTGGAAGAGAAAAAGAATTATCATATCTAAATGAATTTTATCAAAAACCCGGACTCGGAATGACAGTTATATACGGACGCAGACGCATCGATAAATTTACCCTTATTTCGGAATTTGTGAAAGATAAAAAGGTAATTTTTTATACAGCAACCAAAGTGGGCAAAGAAAGAAATCTGGAGTTATTCTCAAAACAGGTAACGGATGTATTTTTAGCCGGTATTGAAGATAGAAGCTTTCGTACAATCAGGTTACATGATTCTTTGCAGGATGAAAAGACAGTATTAGTATCACTTGACGAGATGTATCAATAG
- a CDS encoding class I SAM-dependent methyltransferase gives MEKQALLNQWLHEQETAHIKGWDFSHIRGRYKEEDDLPWDFGKIIKSYLSDTDYLLDMETGGGEFLLSFMTNAKHTAAIEGYEPNIKICEERLLPLGINFKACDGGDILPFENNYFDIITNRHGKYNVNEIKRTLKKGGVFLTQQVGAENDRDLVELLIGNIDIPFPEAYLNIARQEFADNGFDIIEEAEVYRPIEFYDVGALVWFARIIDWEFPGFEVEKYQKNLFKAQEILEKEGVIKGRIHRYYFAAAAL, from the coding sequence ATGGAAAAACAAGCACTTTTAAATCAATGGCTGCATGAGCAAGAAACAGCTCATATTAAAGGTTGGGATTTCTCTCACATTAGAGGAAGGTATAAAGAAGAGGACGATCTTCCATGGGATTTTGGAAAAATCATAAAATCTTATCTGAGTGATACCGATTATTTATTGGATATGGAAACAGGCGGCGGAGAATTTCTTTTATCTTTTATGACCAATGCTAAACACACTGCTGCGATTGAAGGCTATGAACCAAACATCAAAATATGTGAAGAAAGACTTCTTCCTTTAGGGATAAATTTTAAAGCATGTGACGGCGGAGATATCCTTCCTTTTGAAAATAATTACTTTGACATTATTACTAACAGACACGGTAAATACAATGTAAATGAGATTAAAAGAACTCTTAAAAAAGGAGGAGTATTTCTTACACAGCAAGTAGGCGCTGAAAATGACAGAGACCTGGTAGAGCTTTTAATTGGCAATATTGACATTCCGTTTCCGGAAGCTTATTTGAATATTGCAAGACAGGAATTTGCAGATAACGGATTTGATATTATAGAAGAAGCTGAAGTCTATAGGCCGATAGAGTTTTATGACGTAGGTGCACTTGTCTGGTTTGCGAGAATCATTGATTGGGAATTTCCCGGTTTTGAAGTGGAGAAATATCAGAAGAACCTTTTTAAAGCGCAGGAAATTCTTGAGAAAGAAGGTGTAATTAAGGGAAGAATTCATAGATATTATTTTGCGGCAGCTGCATTATAA
- a CDS encoding ABC transporter permease — MNGLKLYFKYLGILLKSTMQYKASFFLSCLGQFLLTCNSAAALYFLFARFQSIKGFSFGEVIFCYSIMQLSFAITESYARGFDTFSTLIITGDFDRILLRPRNLPLQVLGSKFEFSRIGRLLIAVVLFFYGIRFGNIDWSFLKVLTVFFMLLGGIAVFSGLFLIYAAISFFTIQSLEFMNIFTDGAREFASYPVSIYGNKILRFCTFIIPYALFQYYPLLFLFDKYKNPALAFLPLLSFLFLIPAYLLWRLGVSKYKSTGS, encoded by the coding sequence ATGAACGGCTTAAAACTTTATTTTAAATATCTAGGCATTCTTTTAAAAAGCACAATGCAATACAAGGCTTCATTTTTTTTATCCTGCTTGGGTCAGTTTCTTTTAACCTGTAACAGCGCGGCAGCTCTTTATTTTCTATTTGCGCGCTTTCAGTCCATAAAAGGTTTTTCTTTTGGCGAAGTTATCTTTTGTTATTCAATAATGCAGTTAAGTTTTGCCATTACCGAAAGCTATGCAAGGGGCTTTGATACGTTTTCTACACTGATTATAACCGGAGACTTTGACAGAATTCTTTTGCGTCCCCGAAATTTACCCCTTCAAGTGCTGGGAAGTAAATTCGAATTTTCAAGGATAGGAAGATTACTCATAGCCGTCGTTTTATTTTTTTACGGCATAAGATTCGGAAATATCGATTGGTCTTTTTTAAAGGTGTTGACTGTTTTCTTTATGCTCTTAGGAGGCATAGCAGTATTCTCCGGGCTCTTTTTAATCTATGCAGCTATTTCTTTTTTTACCATACAAAGCCTTGAGTTTATGAATATCTTTACCGATGGGGCTAGAGAATTTGCCTCATATCCTGTTTCAATATACGGAAATAAAATTTTACGCTTTTGCACATTTATAATTCCTTATGCCCTTTTCCAATATTATCCGCTTTTGTTTTTATTTGACAAATACAAAAATCCTGCCCTCGCCTTTTTACCTCTTCTTTCATTTTTGTTTTTGATTCCTGCTTATCTTTTGTGGCGGCTCGGAGTTTCAAAATATAAGTCGACGGGCTCGTAA
- a CDS encoding helix-turn-helix domain-containing protein, whose translation MNRIAEFIKTSRKSAGLTQEDFAIRAGLGLRFVRELEQGKETVRMDKVNVALAMFGMEAVPGKKEGVTSATK comes from the coding sequence ATGAATAGGATAGCGGAATTCATTAAGACCAGCAGAAAATCTGCCGGTTTGACACAAGAAGATTTTGCGATAAGAGCCGGTCTTGGACTTCGCTTTGTCCGTGAATTGGAGCAAGGAAAAGAAACCGTACGCATGGATAAAGTGAATGTTGCACTGGCGATGTTCGGTATGGAGGCCGTCCCGGGAAAAAAGGAAGGTGTAACTTCGGCAACCAAATAA
- a CDS encoding sensor histidine kinase encodes MNKVLIVEDDEGIADFLRFELEHEGYSVLHAGDGRTALELFESDTPDILLLDIMLPQLNGLEVLRRIRKTSSVPVIMLTARGETFDKVSGLDSGADDYLAKPFEIGASNLDERLPVTDKGDDFDELAKTFNNLLSRLQTDFARERQFTADVSHELKTPLAVILGHANMLRRWGKDDPDRLEHSLSVLIREAHSMQSIIENLLRIARFENGSIKIKAASLSIPALFERLVDETKTYAPGISFDTHIEVETIHTDAELLHQACTIIISNSVKFAGENAHIILSAEYRDSYIISISDNGPGIGEDALPHIFERFYRGDAAHVRSAGGAGLGLSIVKSIMQVLGGSVSAESEERKGAVIIMQLPQNNIYEFFP; translated from the coding sequence ATGAACAAAGTATTGATTGTGGAAGACGATGAAGGAATTGCGGATTTTTTACGGTTCGAATTGGAACATGAAGGCTACAGCGTTTTACACGCCGGCGACGGAAGAACAGCTCTTGAGCTTTTTGAAAGCGATACTCCCGATATTCTCCTGCTTGACATTATGCTGCCTCAACTGAACGGGCTTGAAGTGCTCAGGCGGATTAGAAAGACATCGAGCGTGCCGGTCATTATGCTTACAGCGCGGGGAGAAACCTTCGATAAGGTCAGCGGGCTTGATTCCGGTGCTGACGATTATCTTGCAAAGCCTTTTGAAATCGGAGCATCCAATCTCGATGAAAGGCTGCCTGTTACGGACAAAGGGGATGATTTTGATGAACTTGCAAAGACGTTTAACAACCTGCTTTCCCGCCTGCAAACCGATTTTGCCAGAGAAAGGCAGTTTACAGCCGATGTTTCTCATGAGTTAAAAACGCCGCTTGCCGTCATACTAGGCCATGCGAATATGCTTCGCCGTTGGGGAAAAGACGATCCAGATAGGCTGGAGCACTCGCTTTCTGTGCTGATCCGCGAAGCTCATTCTATGCAGTCGATTATTGAAAACCTGCTGCGTATTGCCCGTTTTGAAAACGGCAGTATCAAGATTAAGGCTGCGTCTCTTTCCATCCCGGCGCTGTTTGAAAGGCTCGTAGACGAAACAAAAACATATGCTCCCGGTATAAGCTTCGATACTCATATCGAGGTTGAAACTATCCATACCGATGCGGAACTGCTGCATCAGGCCTGTACAATAATTATTTCCAACAGCGTAAAATTTGCAGGAGAAAATGCACACATCATTCTTTCGGCCGAATATAGGGATTCTTATATTATCTCGATTTCGGATAACGGTCCGGGAATCGGAGAAGATGCATTACCGCATATCTTTGAGAGGTTTTACCGCGGAGATGCAGCACATGTCCGCAGTGCAGGCGGAGCGGGATTGGGGCTTTCTATCGTTAAAAGTATTATGCAAGTGCTAGGCGGTTCGGTCTCTGCCGAAAGCGAAGAAAGAAAAGGCGCCGTTATTATAATGCAGCTGCCGCAAAATAATATCTATGAATTCTTCCCTTAA
- a CDS encoding HipA domain-containing protein: protein MNCLCCGKPIKDNNESSGWHKTCIKKFFTTAVIPEIEITDSVLEELAKESTNKGYTIPGVQKKLSLHLSKEVYPRLTVVNYPTGYILKPQVKEFRALPEAEHLVMSMADKAKIRTVPHALVKSKDSYAYITKRIDRVFSKDSNVKLIAMEDFCQLDLRLTQDKYKGSCERCGNIIKKYSSRSGLDMSELFYRLVFSFIVGNSDMHLKNFSLIESESGSGEYHLSPAYDLLPVNVIIPEDKEEFALPINGKKRNIHRKDFLIFAAGCGIAKLAAEKMIGQLIFMEPVFIDMCCNSLMPQDMKEAFIELVDKRVSALMVY, encoded by the coding sequence ATGAACTGTCTGTGTTGCGGAAAGCCGATAAAAGACAATAATGAAAGTAGCGGCTGGCATAAAACATGTATAAAAAAATTTTTCACAACAGCCGTTATTCCGGAAATTGAAATAACAGATTCGGTGTTGGAAGAACTGGCAAAAGAAAGCACCAATAAAGGGTATACTATTCCGGGTGTTCAAAAAAAACTTTCATTACATCTTTCAAAGGAAGTTTATCCCAGATTGACTGTTGTGAATTACCCGACGGGATATATTTTAAAACCTCAAGTAAAAGAATTTCGTGCATTGCCTGAGGCTGAACATCTTGTTATGTCTATGGCAGATAAAGCTAAGATTAGAACAGTTCCTCACGCTCTTGTAAAAAGCAAAGACTCTTATGCGTATATTACAAAAAGAATCGATCGTGTTTTTTCAAAAGATTCCAATGTAAAGCTGATTGCAATGGAGGATTTTTGTCAGCTTGATTTAAGATTGACTCAAGATAAATATAAAGGCTCTTGCGAACGGTGCGGAAATATAATTAAAAAGTATTCATCCCGTTCAGGCCTTGATATGAGCGAACTATTTTATCGGCTGGTATTTTCGTTTATTGTTGGAAATTCCGATATGCATTTAAAGAATTTTTCCTTGATTGAATCGGAATCGGGCTCAGGAGAATATCATCTTTCCCCTGCATATGATTTGCTTCCGGTAAATGTAATTATACCTGAAGACAAGGAAGAATTTGCTCTGCCGATAAATGGAAAGAAAAGAAATATTCATCGTAAAGATTTTCTTATCTTTGCAGCCGGTTGTGGAATAGCAAAACTTGCAGCGGAGAAAATGATAGGACAATTAATATTTATGGAGCCTGTATTCATTGATATGTGCTGTAATTCTCTAATGCCTCAAGACATGAAAGAAGCCTTTATAGAATTAGTAGATAAAAGAGTATCAGCTCTTATGGTATATTAA
- a CDS encoding methyl-accepting chemotaxis protein → MVGEKNYRKEGRRFSILRKLVFFFGMLILIGGFTMGASALFVAKKALLGKIEEALLMKAEDTAEIVDSRANSMLYFLEGLARIPALRDSKLSFYEKVKALQKDAERNKTIEYFGISDINGIRYSADGYSIFVGDREWYKEAIKGKNFISEPIISRTTGELQIIFSVPIYDDEHNILGVFSAGVNGLALNDLIDDIVIGETGGCYIIDASGTTIADKDIELVKRQENSIKKAISDPELKSIADFEQKVLASSEAGLARFAYEGQQEIAAYSPMKTKNWKVIISAPVNELTGSLRPLKITIRIIGVTILIISIILTAIIALTIVKPITSTVQALKNIADGDGDLRVRLPIKRNDEITDLSKYFNKTIEKIGNSIKTVGSETQEMKQIGNELASNMTETASAIHQISTNIEGVKQQALTQAASVTETSATIEQIIKTIAQLNGMIESQAANVAESSSAIEQMVGNISSITQTLARTDDAIKNLAGATAEGKETLSLSNTVTQKISEESGGLLEASSVIQHIASQTNLLAMNAAIEAAHAGEAGKGFAVVADEIRKLAEESSSQGKTITSTLKVLSKEIENLSSSSKLAEEKFDSIFALSEQVKKMSESLMLAMKEQENGGREVLTAIHNINLITSQVNDGSAEMLAGGKNIAVEMQKLDDLTRVITASMNEMAAGAFQINEATQEVNIISQKNKENIGNLVNEVERFKV, encoded by the coding sequence ATGGTAGGTGAAAAAAATTATCGGAAGGAGGGAAGACGGTTTTCTATTTTAAGAAAATTGGTTTTCTTTTTTGGTATGTTAATCCTGATAGGAGGATTTACAATGGGAGCCTCTGCTTTATTTGTAGCAAAAAAGGCCTTATTGGGAAAAATTGAAGAAGCTCTACTAATGAAGGCAGAGGATACGGCCGAAATTGTCGACAGCAGGGCGAATTCCATGTTATATTTTTTGGAAGGTCTTGCGCGCATTCCGGCACTGCGTGATTCCAAACTCAGTTTTTATGAAAAAGTAAAGGCATTACAAAAAGACGCAGAGCGGAATAAAACGATAGAATACTTTGGAATTTCCGATATAAACGGGATAAGATATTCTGCTGATGGATATTCCATTTTTGTCGGTGATAGGGAATGGTATAAGGAGGCTATTAAAGGCAAGAATTTTATTTCCGAACCGATTATAAGCCGTACAACGGGTGAACTGCAAATTATATTTTCCGTGCCTATTTATGATGATGAACACAATATTTTGGGCGTATTTAGCGCCGGCGTTAACGGTTTGGCCCTTAACGATCTAATCGACGACATCGTAATAGGAGAAACGGGCGGCTGTTATATTATCGATGCTTCAGGGACAACGATTGCCGATAAGGATATAGAATTGGTTAAGAGACAAGAGAACAGCATTAAAAAGGCTATATCCGACCCTGAACTTAAAAGCATTGCCGATTTTGAACAAAAAGTCTTAGCATCTTCTGAAGCAGGTTTAGCCAGATTTGCATATGAAGGACAACAAGAAATAGCCGCTTATTCTCCTATGAAAACTAAAAACTGGAAAGTCATAATCAGTGCTCCCGTTAATGAACTTACCGGCAGCCTCCGGCCCTTAAAAATTACAATCAGAATTATAGGTGTTACCATATTGATTATATCCATTATACTTACGGCTATTATCGCCCTTACAATAGTAAAGCCCATTACATCAACGGTTCAAGCGCTTAAAAATATTGCAGATGGGGACGGAGATTTAAGGGTGCGCTTACCAATCAAAAGAAATGATGAAATAACCGATTTATCAAAATACTTTAACAAAACAATTGAAAAAATAGGAAACTCAATCAAAACGGTAGGTTCCGAAACTCAGGAAATGAAACAGATAGGAAATGAGCTTGCAAGTAATATGACGGAAACGGCAAGCGCCATCCATCAAATAAGTACAAACATAGAAGGAGTAAAACAACAAGCCCTTACACAAGCGGCGAGCGTTACCGAAACCTCAGCGACTATTGAACAGATTATTAAAACTATCGCACAATTAAACGGCATGATAGAATCTCAAGCTGCCAATGTAGCCGAATCTTCATCGGCAATAGAGCAAATGGTAGGAAACATAAGCTCCATAACTCAGACTCTTGCAAGAACGGATGACGCAATCAAAAATCTTGCAGGAGCTACAGCTGAAGGAAAAGAAACACTTTCTCTATCAAATACCGTAACTCAAAAAATTTCGGAGGAGTCGGGCGGCCTCTTAGAAGCTTCAAGCGTTATCCAGCATATTGCAAGTCAAACAAACCTCCTTGCCATGAATGCAGCGATTGAAGCAGCTCATGCCGGCGAAGCAGGGAAAGGCTTTGCCGTCGTTGCCGATGAAATTAGAAAGCTCGCAGAAGAATCAAGTTCACAGGGAAAAACAATAACTTCAACCTTAAAGGTTTTAAGCAAAGAAATTGAAAATCTTTCATCTTCTTCAAAATTGGCTGAAGAAAAATTTGACAGCATCTTCGCTTTATCGGAGCAGGTAAAAAAGATGAGTGAGTCTCTTATGCTTGCAATGAAAGAACAAGAAAACGGCGGCCGTGAAGTTTTGACGGCAATTCATAATATCAATTTAATAACTTCTCAGGTAAATGACGGTTCTGCCGAAATGCTTGCGGGAGGAAAAAACATTGCCGTTGAAATGCAAAAACTTGATGACCTTACAAGAGTTATCACTGCAAGCATGAATGAAATGGCAGCGGGTGCATTCCAAATAAATGAAGCGACTCAAGAAGTCAATATTATTTCGCAAAAAAATAAAGAAAATATCGGCAATCTCGTAAACGAGGTTGAAAGATTTAAAGTCTAA